A part of Melittangium boletus DSM 14713 genomic DNA contains:
- a CDS encoding primary-amine oxidase, translating into MYSLTRCVLLSGLLTLSSLSCAKKPEPVAPPEGESSTQPAPSPHPLDAFTVAEYAQAIQLLREQGHVNENSVFPLVSPWEPSKEELDAFAAGTPVARRAFVVVYDFARNLTFEARVRLTPPTAVESWNQVPGVQPSLGTRDKELGKELVWQDERWRAAMQRRGVTHPEHIHLDTWAPGPSLDPQRADHRLMRIFPFFKGDSGNAYARPVEGVLALLDLTKREVVEVIDRGDIPIPQDAGAYDEASVGVLRPRPHPVVVTHPEGVNYTLTGNEVRWQNWRFRVEAHPREGAVLHQVTYTDQGRERKILHRLSLSEMVVPYGDPEDTWSWRSAFDVGEYGFGNYLSPLEPGVDVPASATFLPAAQAKNSGEVSEIPRALALYERDGGILWKHYDYETKRNESRRGSELVVAYGVAVANYDYVLYYIFKQDGSIDVDVQLTGIMLAKGMTPQSEHAEHELYGHLVQKDVIAVHHQHFFNFRLDFDVDGPRNSILEMNTHPLPRGAANPAGNAFTMRMEPLASEAQSQRDMSLVNARRWVIQNPQERNALGGPTGYVLVPGENTVPFAAPENVSRKRAGFIDHHFWATRHVPGELYAAGAYPNQSEGGDGLPTWVRDNQPLVNEDVVVWYTLGVTHTPRPEEWPVMPVAHAGFKLLPMGFFSRNPALDLPKVSTAPASP; encoded by the coding sequence ATGTATTCACTGACGCGGTGCGTCCTGCTCTCGGGTCTATTGACCCTCTCGAGCCTCTCGTGTGCCAAGAAACCCGAGCCGGTGGCGCCACCGGAGGGTGAATCCTCCACGCAACCGGCTCCTTCACCCCACCCGTTGGATGCGTTCACGGTGGCGGAGTACGCCCAGGCGATCCAGCTCCTGCGCGAGCAGGGGCACGTGAATGAGAACAGTGTGTTTCCCCTGGTCTCGCCGTGGGAGCCCTCCAAGGAGGAATTGGATGCCTTCGCGGCGGGGACTCCCGTTGCGCGCCGCGCCTTCGTGGTGGTCTATGACTTCGCGCGCAACCTGACCTTCGAGGCGCGCGTCCGGCTGACGCCTCCCACGGCCGTGGAAAGCTGGAATCAGGTTCCCGGTGTGCAGCCGTCCCTGGGCACTCGGGACAAGGAATTGGGTAAGGAGCTGGTGTGGCAGGATGAGCGCTGGCGAGCCGCCATGCAGCGGCGGGGCGTGACCCACCCCGAGCACATCCATCTGGACACCTGGGCGCCGGGACCCTCCCTGGATCCTCAGCGCGCGGATCACCGCCTGATGAGGATCTTTCCCTTCTTCAAGGGAGACAGTGGCAATGCCTACGCTCGGCCCGTGGAGGGCGTGCTCGCGCTCCTGGATCTCACGAAGCGCGAGGTAGTGGAGGTCATCGACCGGGGGGACATTCCGATTCCCCAGGACGCGGGGGCTTATGACGAGGCGTCCGTGGGGGTGCTTCGCCCCCGTCCACACCCCGTTGTCGTGACCCACCCGGAGGGCGTGAACTACACCCTGACAGGAAATGAAGTGCGCTGGCAGAATTGGCGCTTCCGCGTGGAAGCCCACCCGCGAGAGGGCGCGGTGCTCCACCAGGTCACCTATACGGACCAGGGCCGGGAGCGGAAGATCCTCCACCGGCTCTCCCTCTCCGAGATGGTGGTTCCCTATGGAGATCCCGAGGACACCTGGTCCTGGAGGAGCGCCTTCGACGTGGGAGAGTATGGCTTTGGGAACTATCTCAGCCCGCTCGAGCCCGGCGTGGACGTCCCCGCCAGCGCCACCTTCCTCCCGGCGGCCCAGGCCAAGAACTCCGGCGAGGTCTCCGAAATCCCTCGTGCGCTCGCCCTCTATGAGCGCGACGGCGGCATCCTGTGGAAGCATTACGACTACGAGACGAAGCGCAACGAGTCCCGGCGGGGGAGTGAGCTGGTGGTGGCGTACGGGGTCGCGGTCGCCAACTATGACTACGTCCTCTATTACATCTTCAAACAAGATGGCTCGATCGATGTCGACGTCCAACTGACGGGCATCATGCTGGCCAAGGGCATGACTCCCCAGTCCGAGCACGCCGAGCATGAGCTGTACGGTCACCTGGTGCAGAAGGACGTGATCGCGGTCCATCACCAGCATTTCTTCAACTTCCGGCTCGACTTCGACGTGGATGGGCCTCGCAACTCCATCCTGGAGATGAACACCCATCCCCTGCCACGAGGAGCGGCCAACCCCGCGGGAAATGCCTTCACCATGCGCATGGAACCGCTCGCGAGCGAGGCCCAGTCCCAGCGGGACATGAGCCTGGTGAATGCCCGGCGGTGGGTGATCCAGAACCCCCAGGAGCGCAACGCGTTGGGCGGTCCCACGGGCTATGTGCTCGTGCCAGGAGAGAACACCGTGCCCTTCGCCGCGCCCGAGAACGTGTCGCGCAAGCGCGCGGGCTTCATCGATCACCACTTCTGGGCCACGCGCCATGTCCCCGGGGAGCTGTATGCCGCCGGTGCCTATCCCAATCAGAGCGAGGGGGGCGACGGGCTGCCCACCTGGGTGCGAGACAACCAGCCCTTGGTCAACGAGGACGTGGTGGTCTGGTATACGCTCGGGGTAACCCACACACCGCGCCCCGAGGAGTGGCCGGTCATGCCCGTGGCGCACGCGGGCTTCAAGCTGCTGCCCATGGGCTTCTTCTCACGCAATCCCGCACTGGATCTGCCCAAGGTGTCCACCGCTCCCGCCTCCCCGTAG
- a CDS encoding response regulator: protein MVSSTTFATVLEPAPSCASADVSPRRRSCRTRPRVLLVESQPEVRDALAQALVGAGFEVLAASAIEAVLEALGENCALPHLVFAPAESSQGGMDGAALCERLRADARTAHLPVYLLASQDSPALRERVDAVRADDLLVQPVSPRVVVSLARLKAGRGAFASAYEAHTVRMPLAQVVHALLHGSRAGRVELRDNAGWLTFRQGHVVDASFEGERGLVAIRRLLFFGSGAYAVSFGEELADGKLLLNSRIYDSLLLPAAERFLALCALGIPLSARLTVDFKRLADALRSLPDDVGQVIRLCDGHRSVHTALLECALPEVTTLEVLTCLYAQGVLVPANFIAEREPTPQHVPRFFEPVLEESEEPFADAFAATGS from the coding sequence ATGGTTTCCAGCACGACCTTCGCCACCGTCCTCGAGCCGGCTCCGTCGTGTGCCTCCGCGGATGTCAGTCCCCGGCGGCGTTCCTGCCGGACCCGCCCGCGCGTGCTGCTCGTCGAGTCCCAGCCCGAGGTGCGTGACGCACTTGCTCAGGCGCTGGTGGGGGCGGGGTTCGAAGTGCTCGCCGCCTCGGCGATCGAGGCCGTGCTCGAGGCGCTGGGCGAGAACTGCGCGCTGCCGCACCTGGTGTTCGCCCCCGCTGAGTCCTCCCAGGGAGGGATGGACGGCGCGGCCCTGTGCGAGCGGCTGCGCGCCGATGCCCGGACGGCGCATCTGCCGGTGTACCTGCTCGCGTCCCAGGACTCGCCCGCGCTGCGGGAGCGGGTTGACGCGGTGCGTGCGGATGACCTGCTCGTGCAGCCCGTTTCGCCGCGCGTGGTGGTGTCGCTCGCGCGCCTCAAGGCGGGCCGGGGAGCCTTCGCGTCCGCCTACGAGGCGCATACCGTCCGCATGCCCCTGGCCCAGGTCGTTCACGCGCTGTTGCACGGCTCGCGCGCGGGTCGTGTGGAACTGCGCGACAATGCCGGCTGGCTCACCTTCCGCCAGGGGCACGTGGTGGACGCGTCCTTCGAGGGGGAGCGGGGGCTCGTCGCCATCCGTCGGCTGCTCTTCTTCGGCTCGGGTGCCTACGCGGTGTCCTTCGGGGAGGAACTGGCGGACGGCAAGCTGTTGCTCAACTCGCGCATCTACGACTCGCTGCTGCTGCCGGCCGCCGAGCGCTTCCTGGCGCTGTGCGCGCTGGGCATCCCCCTGTCCGCCCGCCTGACGGTGGACTTCAAGCGGCTGGCGGACGCGCTGCGCTCGCTGCCCGATGACGTGGGCCAGGTCATCCGGCTGTGCGACGGGCACCGCAGCGTGCACACGGCTCTCCTGGAGTGTGCCCTGCCCGAGGTCACCACCCTGGAGGTGCTGACGTGCCTGTACGCGCAGGGGGTGCTGGTGCCGGCCAACTTCATCGCCGAGCGCGAGCCGACGCCCCAGCACGTGCCGCGCTTCTTCGAGCCGGTGCTCGAGGAGTCCGAGGAGCCCTTCGCCGACGCGTTCGCGGCCACGGGTTCCTGA
- a CDS encoding YebC/PmpR family DNA-binding transcriptional regulator: protein MSGHNRWSKLKRANAIMGKTKGKLYSKLIKEMTVAARLGGGNPDGNARLRVAIAAAREANMPNDNIQRAIKKGTGELEGESYEEIVYEGYGPGGVAVLVECLTDNRNRSAADVRSMLGKEGGNMGAEGSVNWMFHKKGVITVKSGPTEERVMTVALDAGAEDILDQGAEGFEVRTAPADLHAVASALEGAGLVLGEQKWTYIPQNTVRLEGDNAKKMLKLMELLEDNDDVQNVYANFEMDDALLESLSG, encoded by the coding sequence ATGTCCGGTCACAATCGATGGTCGAAGCTCAAGCGGGCCAACGCCATCATGGGCAAGACCAAGGGCAAGCTCTACTCCAAGCTCATCAAGGAGATGACGGTCGCGGCGCGCCTGGGCGGAGGCAACCCGGACGGCAATGCCCGTCTGCGCGTGGCCATCGCCGCGGCGCGCGAGGCCAACATGCCCAACGACAACATCCAACGAGCCATCAAGAAGGGCACGGGGGAGTTGGAGGGCGAGAGCTACGAGGAAATCGTCTACGAGGGCTATGGCCCGGGCGGCGTGGCGGTGCTCGTGGAATGCCTCACCGACAACCGCAACCGCTCGGCGGCGGACGTGCGCTCCATGCTCGGCAAGGAGGGCGGCAACATGGGCGCGGAAGGCTCGGTGAACTGGATGTTCCACAAGAAGGGCGTCATCACCGTGAAGTCCGGCCCCACCGAGGAGCGGGTGATGACGGTGGCCCTGGACGCGGGCGCCGAGGACATCCTCGACCAGGGCGCCGAGGGCTTCGAGGTGCGCACCGCTCCGGCGGACCTGCACGCGGTGGCGTCGGCCTTGGAGGGCGCGGGCCTCGTGCTCGGCGAGCAGAAGTGGACGTACATCCCCCAGAACACGGTGCGCCTGGAGGGAGACAATGCGAAGAAGATGCTCAAGCTGATGGAACTGCTCGAGGACAACGACGACGTGCAGAACGTCTACGCCAACTTCGAGATGGATGACGCGCTGTTGGAGTCGCTCTCGGGGTGA
- the ruvC gene encoding crossover junction endodeoxyribonuclease RuvC, whose protein sequence is MRVLGIDPGSRFMGYGVVEDRRGKLVHVGHGVIKVDPEAALEWRLKELHDALLTALKLHRPDAVAVEGVFTFRNARSALILGHARGVALLAAAQAGLTVYEYAPAKVKRSVGAGGSADKDAVARMVCTFLGLEELERSDVSDALAVALCHLNHGRAGVPAAGGSKARGKSARARLADKLTPSYRRPEAR, encoded by the coding sequence TTGCGCGTCCTCGGCATCGATCCTGGCAGCCGCTTCATGGGCTATGGCGTGGTGGAGGATCGGCGCGGGAAGCTCGTGCACGTGGGCCATGGCGTCATCAAGGTGGACCCCGAGGCCGCGCTGGAGTGGCGCCTGAAGGAACTGCATGACGCGCTGCTCACCGCGCTCAAGCTCCACCGGCCGGACGCGGTGGCGGTGGAAGGCGTGTTCACCTTCCGCAATGCCCGCAGCGCGCTCATCCTCGGGCATGCCCGCGGGGTGGCGCTCCTGGCGGCGGCCCAGGCGGGGTTGACCGTGTACGAGTACGCCCCCGCCAAGGTGAAGCGCTCGGTGGGCGCGGGCGGCTCGGCGGACAAGGACGCGGTGGCGCGCATGGTGTGCACCTTCCTGGGGCTGGAGGAGTTGGAGCGCTCGGACGTGAGCGATGCGCTCGCGGTGGCGCTCTGCCACCTCAACCATGGCCGCGCGGGAGTCCCGGCCGCGGGCGGCTCGAAGGCCCGGGGCAAGTCGGCGCGGGCGCGGCTCGCGGACAAGCTGACGCCGTCCTACCGTCGGCCGGAGGCACGATGA
- the ruvA gene encoding Holliday junction branch migration protein RuvA, giving the protein MIASLRGTVQEKGLDEAILDVGGVGYRVFFSTLTLGRLPAEGEAVQVRIRTVVREDAFELFGFLTRTEEELFLLLNSVSHVGPRLALAVLSGMEAPELVAALGRGEVARLTKIHGVGKKTAERLVLELKEKVKTLHLEQVATQMQPEAPASKNLADLISALVNLGYKVPQAEKAAASASERLGEEAAFQALFREALKMLRATP; this is encoded by the coding sequence ATGATCGCTTCACTGCGCGGCACCGTTCAGGAAAAGGGCCTCGACGAGGCCATTCTCGACGTGGGGGGCGTGGGCTACCGCGTCTTCTTTTCCACGCTGACGCTGGGGCGCCTGCCCGCCGAGGGCGAGGCCGTCCAGGTGCGCATCCGCACCGTGGTGCGCGAGGACGCCTTCGAGCTGTTCGGCTTCCTCACCCGCACGGAGGAAGAGCTCTTCCTGTTGCTCAACTCGGTGTCCCACGTGGGGCCGAGGCTCGCGCTGGCGGTGCTCTCGGGCATGGAGGCGCCGGAGCTGGTGGCGGCGCTCGGCCGGGGCGAGGTGGCTCGCCTCACCAAGATTCACGGTGTCGGCAAGAAGACCGCCGAGCGGCTGGTGCTGGAGCTCAAGGAGAAGGTGAAGACGCTGCACCTGGAGCAGGTGGCCACGCAGATGCAGCCCGAGGCGCCCGCCTCGAAGAACCTGGCCGACCTCATCTCCGCGCTCGTCAACCTGGGCTACAAGGTGCCCCAGGCGGAGAAGGCCGCGGCATCCGCCAGCGAGCGGCTGGGGGAGGAGGCCGCCTTCCAGGCGCTCTTCCGCGAGGCCCTCAAGATGTTGCGCGCCACGCCCTGA
- a CDS encoding TraR/DksA family transcriptional regulator, translating to MTTGSPEGPSPQWKDIHQSVLSSLDALNSATTWISTAATAGIEPIFERVLQQICEPRGVTPEAYIDVITRDAGMRRDVQKRLSRMMENPKLQALRRDAQRREAEHQLHVLHYILTAQPPPEWVWSAIDEEQREQLQDAAESGEERNDVLLPRVRAALNKLGTNPSAYGRCEDCQGAIPLERLQLVPWAECCAACQRKREGVPDDAPEPEVRVTHF from the coding sequence ATGACGACCGGTTCTCCAGAAGGCCCTTCGCCGCAGTGGAAGGACATCCACCAGTCCGTCCTCTCGTCGCTCGACGCGCTGAATTCCGCCACCACGTGGATTTCCACCGCCGCCACCGCGGGCATCGAGCCCATCTTCGAGCGCGTCCTGCAGCAGATCTGCGAACCCCGGGGCGTCACCCCGGAGGCCTACATCGACGTCATCACCCGGGACGCGGGGATGCGGCGGGACGTGCAGAAGCGCCTGTCGCGGATGATGGAGAACCCGAAGCTGCAGGCCCTGCGCCGCGACGCCCAGCGCCGCGAGGCCGAGCACCAGCTGCATGTCCTCCACTACATCCTCACGGCCCAGCCACCGCCGGAATGGGTCTGGTCGGCGATCGACGAAGAGCAGCGCGAGCAGCTCCAGGACGCGGCGGAGTCCGGCGAGGAGCGCAACGATGTGCTCCTGCCCCGCGTGCGCGCCGCCCTGAACAAGCTCGGCACGAATCCCTCCGCCTATGGCCGGTGTGAGGACTGCCAGGGCGCCATTCCCCTGGAGCGCCTGCAGCTCGTGCCCTGGGCGGAGTGCTGCGCGGCCTGCCAGCGCAAGCGCGAGGGCGTTCCGGACGACGCGCCGGAGCCCGAGGTGCGCGTCACCCACTTCTGA